The following are encoded in a window of Chloroflexota bacterium genomic DNA:
- a CDS encoding zinc ribbon domain-containing protein produces the protein MRCPECSHQNTEGAWLCINCGEKLPRPETAEADLSSETATPDESGRFAPKISENLRRLREQTERERAASEPRARKSAPSTPSTTLLGLPLTVWAAVAILLIAFVIVVSNLQ, from the coding sequence ATGCGGTGTCCAGAGTGCAGCCATCAGAACACCGAGGGCGCCTGGCTGTGCATCAACTGCGGCGAAAAGCTGCCTCGTCCCGAGACAGCCGAAGCCGACCTGAGCTCTGAGACGGCCACTCCCGACGAGTCCGGCCGCTTCGCGCCAAAGATCAGCGAGAATTTGCGCCGATTGCGCGAGCAGACGGAGCGCGAGCGCGCCGCGTCGGAGCCTCGCGCGCGCAAGTCCGCGCCGAGTACGCCGTCGACCACCTTGCTGGGATTGCCGCTGACCGTGTGGGCCGCCGTGGCGATCCTTCTCATCGCCTTCGTCATCGTCGTCTCGAACCTGCAGTAG
- a CDS encoding aspartate ammonia-lyase, which translates to MTTRTETDPLGDLEVPAGALYGVQTQRAVENFDISGIGPHPAFIWATVVVKKAAAIAHRRTGRLEANLADAIVQAADEVLTDGLHQDQFVVDVFQAGAGTSHNMNANELLANRANELLGGERGAYAPVHPNDHVNMAQSTNDIIPTAIALAALKLLQDLYVSLDGLADAFEEKARDWDGIVKSGRTHLQDATPVRLGQEFGAYAEAIRRDAAFIRDAEAQVQELSLGGTAVGSGLNAEPEYQVEVIDVIAEVTGLDVRRAENLFYSMQSMARFAMLSGALRALAIDLSRIANDFRLLASGPRTGISELRLPALQPGSSIMPGKVNPVMAECLNMVCFHVFGNDAAVQWAAEAGQLELNVMMPCIAYNLCQSIEVLTNVTRAFDTRAVRGLEVDDRMLRYWLERNTMLATALAPRIGYAAAAEIAKEAVATGEGVPEVAARLTDIPPDELAEALDPTPMTEAGVRAGGGGGG; encoded by the coding sequence ATGACGACACGGACCGAAACGGACCCCCTGGGCGATCTGGAGGTTCCCGCCGGCGCGCTCTACGGCGTGCAGACGCAGCGCGCGGTTGAGAACTTCGATATCAGCGGCATCGGACCGCACCCGGCATTCATTTGGGCGACGGTGGTGGTGAAGAAGGCCGCGGCCATCGCCCACCGACGCACCGGCCGGCTGGAGGCGAATCTGGCGGACGCGATCGTGCAGGCGGCGGATGAGGTGCTGACGGACGGGCTGCACCAGGACCAGTTTGTCGTGGACGTCTTCCAGGCCGGGGCCGGCACCTCGCACAACATGAACGCCAACGAGCTGCTCGCTAACCGCGCCAACGAGCTCCTGGGCGGCGAGCGCGGCGCTTATGCGCCCGTGCACCCCAACGACCACGTGAACATGGCCCAATCGACCAACGACATCATTCCCACGGCCATCGCCCTTGCGGCGCTGAAGCTGTTGCAGGATCTGTATGTGTCACTGGACGGCCTGGCGGACGCGTTCGAGGAGAAGGCCCGCGACTGGGACGGGATCGTGAAGTCGGGCCGCACGCACTTGCAGGACGCGACGCCGGTGCGATTGGGCCAGGAGTTTGGGGCCTACGCGGAGGCCATCCGACGCGATGCGGCGTTCATCCGCGACGCCGAAGCCCAGGTGCAGGAATTGAGCCTCGGCGGCACCGCCGTCGGCAGCGGCTTGAACGCCGAGCCCGAATACCAGGTCGAAGTCATCGACGTCATTGCCGAGGTCACGGGGCTCGACGTGCGCCGTGCCGAGAACCTCTTCTACTCGATGCAGAGCATGGCGCGGTTCGCCATGCTGTCCGGGGCGCTGCGCGCGCTGGCCATCGACCTGAGTCGCATCGCCAATGATTTCCGGCTGCTGGCGTCGGGTCCCCGCACCGGCATCTCCGAGCTGCGGCTGCCCGCGCTCCAGCCGGGGTCGTCGATCATGCCCGGCAAGGTCAATCCGGTCATGGCCGAGTGCCTGAACATGGTCTGCTTCCACGTGTTCGGCAACGACGCCGCCGTCCAATGGGCCGCCGAAGCCGGGCAGCTCGAGCTCAACGTGATGATGCCCTGCATCGCCTACAACCTCTGCCAGTCCATCGAGGTCCTGACGAACGTGACGCGGGCGTTCGACACCCGCGCCGTCCGCGGGTTGGAGGTGGACGACCGGATGCTGCGCTACTGGCTGGAGCGGAACACCATGCTGGCGACCGCGCTCGCGCCGCGCATCGGCTATGCGGCCGCCGCCGAGATCGCCAAGGAGGCCGTCGCCACGGGCGAGGGCGTGCCGGAGGTCGCGGCGCGGCTGACCGACATCCCACCCGATGAACTTGCCGAAGCGCTGGACCCCACGCCCATGACCGAGGCCGGCGTGCGCGCGGGCGGCGGTGGAGGCGGCTAA
- a CDS encoding SAM-dependent methyltransferase, producing the protein MASALYDERHGFYSRVPSRAGDYFTSVTVHPQLFGMLLARHLDDVWTALGAPRPFRVVELGCGSGALACQIASAAQERPWREHLAYVGVERSAPARARARKQAPTAAFVPSLDAIDAGPAAAILSNELFDALPVRLLQRNGGDWVELRVGLSDDLPALEPSAADVEAKAYARRYGQDVPDGGIIEMREGVAEIYANVRRIARRWVMTGIDYGGLAAEVHGPRFSQGTLLAYRQHRASDDVLADPGSSDLTAHVNFSELIDVGADAGATAARLSTQGDFLTALGIGEHLPAVQRRPNLSVADYTREREAVFQLVSPTDLGRFRVLVQARDAVIDRLRGLPPTAAAPQPDTGKDDG; encoded by the coding sequence ATGGCGTCGGCCCTCTACGACGAGCGCCACGGCTTCTATAGCCGCGTGCCGTCCCGAGCCGGCGACTACTTCACCAGCGTCACCGTGCACCCGCAGCTCTTCGGCATGCTCCTGGCGCGGCACCTCGACGACGTGTGGACGGCGCTTGGGGCACCTCGACCATTCCGGGTGGTCGAGCTTGGCTGCGGGAGTGGCGCGCTCGCCTGCCAAATCGCGTCGGCCGCCCAGGAGCGCCCTTGGCGTGAGCACCTGGCCTACGTCGGCGTCGAGCGCTCCGCGCCAGCGCGGGCTCGGGCCCGGAAGCAGGCGCCAACAGCCGCGTTCGTGCCGTCGTTGGACGCAATCGACGCCGGCCCGGCCGCCGCAATTCTCAGCAACGAGCTCTTCGACGCCCTGCCCGTGCGGCTGCTGCAACGCAACGGCGGCGATTGGGTCGAGCTGCGGGTGGGCCTGAGCGACGATCTCCCGGCCCTCGAGCCGTCTGCGGCGGATGTCGAAGCCAAGGCCTATGCGCGGCGCTACGGCCAGGACGTTCCCGACGGCGGAATCATTGAGATGCGCGAGGGAGTGGCCGAGATTTACGCCAACGTCCGTCGCATCGCCCGCCGCTGGGTCATGACCGGCATCGACTACGGCGGCCTCGCGGCCGAGGTTCACGGTCCGCGCTTCAGCCAGGGCACGCTGCTGGCCTACCGCCAACACCGCGCCTCGGACGACGTGCTGGCCGATCCGGGTTCCTCCGACCTGACGGCGCACGTAAACTTCTCCGAACTCATCGACGTTGGAGCGGACGCCGGTGCGACGGCGGCGCGCTTGAGCACGCAGGGAGATTTCCTGACGGCACTGGGAATCGGCGAGCACTTGCCGGCGGTGCAGCGCCGTCCAAATCTTTCGGTCGCGGACTATACGCGTGAGCGGGAAGCCGTGTTTCAACTCGTTTCCCCCACGGACCTGGGAAGATTTCGTGTGCTGGTGCAGGCTCGCGATGCAGTGATCGACCGTTTGCGCGGACTGCCGCCAACTGCGGCCGCGCCACAGCCCGACACCGGGAAGGACGACGGATGA
- a CDS encoding aminotransferase class V-fold PLP-dependent enzyme: MTPNDSVTADVYAELGLERVVNARGNQTVLGGSRLSPRVLAAMESANASFVDLDALLTRVGELAAEILGCEAAYPTSGCAAAMALGTAACMAGDDQELIAQLPDTTGMRNKVVIQSPQRNEYDRMPSVAGAQLVVVEPRDFEASLTDDTAAAFFVASYDGRGGSVLLSDAIPMAHARGIPVIVDAAGSVNPPQMMNEVVSTGADLIGFGAKYFGAPNSTGLLCGRRDLIRAAALQGFIGFELHGGNAFGRGFKLDRAEAVAVIEALREWRSGGYEAVRDASNARAHALVEQLAGAPGMTVRVDTDMGRAAVTFDSGGAHTAESVATALSECHPPIWARVEGVELAFQTNTLSEDDLAIVAASLREILES, from the coding sequence ATGACGCCCAACGACTCTGTGACAGCCGACGTTTATGCCGAATTGGGGCTGGAGCGGGTGGTCAACGCCCGCGGCAATCAGACGGTGCTGGGTGGGTCGCGGCTTTCTCCGCGCGTGCTGGCGGCCATGGAATCCGCCAACGCGTCATTCGTCGATTTGGACGCCCTGCTGACGCGCGTGGGCGAGTTGGCGGCAGAGATCCTGGGCTGCGAAGCGGCCTACCCGACCTCCGGTTGCGCCGCGGCCATGGCGCTCGGCACCGCCGCGTGCATGGCCGGCGACGACCAGGAGCTCATCGCCCAGCTTCCCGACACGACCGGCATGCGCAACAAGGTCGTTATCCAGTCACCCCAGCGCAATGAGTACGACCGCATGCCGAGTGTGGCGGGGGCGCAGCTGGTGGTGGTCGAGCCGCGGGACTTCGAGGCTTCGCTCACGGACGACACGGCGGCGGCGTTCTTCGTAGCGTCGTATGACGGACGGGGCGGCAGCGTGCTCCTGTCCGACGCCATCCCGATGGCGCACGCGCGGGGCATTCCGGTGATCGTGGACGCCGCCGGCAGCGTCAACCCTCCGCAGATGATGAATGAGGTCGTGAGCACCGGCGCCGACCTGATCGGCTTTGGGGCGAAGTACTTCGGCGCGCCGAATTCCACCGGCTTGCTGTGCGGCCGCCGCGATCTGATCCGCGCGGCGGCGTTGCAGGGCTTCATCGGCTTCGAGCTGCACGGCGGCAACGCATTTGGCCGCGGCTTCAAGCTGGATCGCGCGGAAGCCGTCGCCGTGATCGAGGCACTGCGGGAGTGGCGCAGTGGCGGTTACGAAGCCGTCCGCGACGCCAGCAACGCGCGCGCCCACGCCCTGGTCGAGCAGCTCGCCGGCGCGCCGGGAATGACGGTGCGAGTGGACACGGACATGGGACGGGCCGCGGTCACGTTCGACTCGGGTGGCGCGCACACGGCCGAAAGCGTCGCCACGGCCCTCAGCGAATGTCACCCGCCGATCTGGGCGCGTGTCGAAGGCGTGGAACTCGCGTTCCAGACGAACACACTCAGCGAAGACGATCTCGCGATCGTCGCTGCGAGCCTGCGAGAGATTCTGGAGAGTTAG
- a CDS encoding gamma-glutamyltransferase, whose protein sequence is MPTPSGGRPAVRSMGGMVASAQPLATIAGVRMLMTGGNAFDAAVATAAALGVAEPYMSGLAGMGVACCYVARERRVRALDFVPPVPRRLETDARRGKDLANAAQTAGTPGNLAGWWELLSRYGSKSPAEVLQPAIELAREGYPLSPFAIEFLEVCIERHAAQTEWLDVFTPDRVVPPAGSVLRQPDLAATLEQIAVDGPGALYDGPLGAALARHVQSKGGWIGADDLREVQPRWTEPLAAPFRGAQLHTPPPTSEGIQMLLTLRILEDDLQADDEPSYLDALVRAIRVAATARIRHTNAPRDELMDLLTDAAVARTRAEAVTARSSRTSNRGEIHPPQHTTALATGDAHGNLVCLTQSLGGKFGSGLVVPGTGIVLNNLLDWGDRDPTSPNHLSGGRPLSLPLAPTIVTRGGEPRLALGTPGSYTICQAQAQVLVGMLAGGLDVQSAIEATRLHAHDGDLVTIESRARPAVVEALRGRGHRMETVETFDQAMGGMQGVARSAAGWLEGGADPRREGYALGV, encoded by the coding sequence ATGCCGACGCCTTCCGGCGGCAGACCGGCCGTGCGGTCGATGGGCGGCATGGTGGCGTCGGCGCAGCCGCTGGCCACCATCGCCGGCGTGCGGATGCTCATGACCGGCGGCAACGCCTTCGACGCGGCCGTGGCGACGGCGGCGGCGCTGGGCGTGGCGGAGCCCTATATGTCCGGCCTCGCCGGCATGGGCGTGGCCTGCTGCTACGTGGCCCGCGAGCGGCGCGTGCGCGCGCTCGACTTCGTGCCGCCGGTGCCGCGCCGCCTCGAGACGGACGCCCGGCGCGGGAAAGACCTGGCAAACGCCGCCCAGACGGCGGGCACGCCCGGCAACCTGGCCGGATGGTGGGAGTTGCTGAGCCGTTACGGCAGCAAGTCGCCCGCGGAGGTGCTGCAGCCCGCCATCGAGCTCGCGCGCGAGGGCTATCCGCTCTCGCCATTCGCCATCGAGTTCCTGGAGGTTTGCATCGAGCGCCACGCGGCCCAAACCGAGTGGCTGGACGTGTTCACGCCGGATCGCGTCGTGCCACCTGCCGGCTCGGTGCTGCGGCAACCCGACCTGGCGGCAACGCTGGAGCAAATCGCCGTCGACGGACCGGGCGCCCTCTACGACGGCCCGCTCGGTGCGGCGCTGGCGCGCCACGTGCAATCGAAGGGCGGATGGATCGGCGCGGACGACCTGCGCGAGGTTCAGCCCCGCTGGACCGAGCCGTTGGCCGCCCCATTCAGGGGCGCCCAGTTGCACACGCCGCCGCCGACCAGCGAGGGCATCCAGATGCTGCTCACGCTGCGAATCCTCGAAGACGATTTGCAAGCCGACGACGAGCCGTCATACCTGGACGCGCTGGTGCGGGCGATCCGGGTGGCCGCAACGGCCCGAATCCGGCACACGAATGCGCCGCGCGACGAGCTCATGGATTTGCTCACCGACGCCGCCGTGGCGCGCACTCGCGCCGAAGCCGTCACTGCCCGTTCAAGCCGGACCAGCAACCGGGGCGAGATCCACCCGCCGCAGCACACCACGGCGCTGGCAACCGGCGACGCGCACGGAAACCTGGTCTGCCTGACGCAGAGCCTGGGCGGCAAGTTCGGCTCGGGCCTCGTGGTGCCGGGCACGGGCATCGTCTTGAACAACCTGCTGGATTGGGGCGACCGCGACCCGACCAGCCCCAACCATTTGTCCGGCGGCCGGCCGCTATCCCTGCCCCTCGCGCCAACGATCGTCACTCGAGGGGGCGAGCCGCGGTTGGCCCTTGGCACCCCGGGCAGCTACACGATCTGCCAGGCGCAGGCCCAAGTGCTGGTCGGCATGCTGGCCGGTGGCCTGGACGTGCAGTCGGCGATCGAGGCGACACGCCTGCACGCGCACGACGGCGATCTGGTCACGATCGAATCCCGTGCCAGGCCGGCTGTGGTCGAGGCGCTGCGCGGGCGCGGTCACCGCATGGAAACGGTCGAGACGTTCGACCAGGCCATGGGCGGCATGCAAGGCGTCGCGCGGTCCGCGGCCGGGTGGCTGGAAGGTGGCGCCGACCCGCGGCGCGAGGGCTACGCCCTCGGCGTGTGA
- a CDS encoding DUF3500 domain-containing protein: protein MTSYAPQAASAMTAAARGFLESLDASQRAEAMFPFVGDERFVWHYTPVPRNGLSLNAMQPDQRAAALDLVATGLSPRGWRQAQQIMALETILDEWERLQGLSVRWLRDPEEYHLSVFGQPGDDRWSWRVCGHHLLTHITVVAEAHLACVPLFFGANPAEVRHGPEKGLRILSAEEDLARGLLEQLTPDQRRIAVVDPQAPDDILTKNYRAIQPGMAPQGLALGDMAQAPREQLVRLIRHYVDRSAGEMAANAWRDIEGAGLDAVTFAWAGPQERGHGHYYAVVGSTFLIEYDNTQDGANHVHSVWRDFTNDFGGDVLAEHYAESAHHHG from the coding sequence GTGACGTCGTACGCGCCGCAGGCGGCGTCGGCGATGACGGCGGCGGCGCGGGGATTCCTGGAATCGCTCGACGCTTCGCAACGGGCGGAGGCCATGTTTCCGTTCGTCGGGGACGAGCGCTTTGTCTGGCACTACACGCCTGTGCCGAGGAACGGCCTATCGCTCAATGCCATGCAGCCCGATCAGCGGGCCGCGGCCCTGGACCTGGTGGCCACGGGGCTGAGCCCGCGCGGCTGGCGCCAAGCCCAGCAGATCATGGCGCTGGAGACCATCCTCGACGAGTGGGAGCGCCTGCAGGGCCTATCCGTGCGGTGGCTCCGCGATCCGGAGGAATACCACCTCAGCGTGTTCGGCCAACCCGGCGACGACCGCTGGTCCTGGCGCGTGTGCGGCCATCACCTCCTGACCCACATCACCGTGGTGGCGGAAGCGCATCTGGCGTGCGTGCCGCTGTTCTTCGGCGCCAATCCGGCCGAGGTGCGTCACGGGCCAGAGAAGGGCCTGCGCATTTTGTCGGCGGAAGAGGACCTGGCGCGCGGCCTGCTCGAGCAGCTCACGCCCGACCAGCGCCGCATCGCCGTGGTCGATCCGCAGGCGCCCGACGACATCCTCACCAAGAACTATCGGGCGATCCAGCCCGGCATGGCGCCCCAAGGTCTTGCCCTGGGCGACATGGCCCAGGCGCCGCGCGAGCAGCTCGTGCGCCTCATCCGGCACTACGTCGACCGCTCGGCCGGCGAGATGGCCGCCAACGCCTGGCGCGACATCGAAGGCGCCGGCCTGGACGCCGTCACATTCGCCTGGGCCGGCCCCCAGGAGCGGGGACACGGCCACTACTACGCCGTGGTTGGGTCAACCTTTCTGATCGAATACGACAACACCCAGGACGGCGCGAACCACGTTCACTCGGTGTGGCGCGACTTCACCAACGACTTCGGCGGCGACGTGCTGGCCGAGCACTACGCCGAGTCCGCCCACCACCACGGGTAG
- the hisD gene encoding histidinol dehydrogenase, whose product MSIRVIQGADAVRRELIARHGELAVVDEAARQRASGVFGESLSPREFVARVVERVRADGDNALREIGAKVGDHIPSRFEVSPAELAAARDKAPSDLAEDLQVAAERIRAFHQRQMPRDFFDEVTGVGQRWMPVDRAGIHIPGASGPLASSVLMTAIPARVAGVREIVVCTPAAESGIDPVIALAAHVAQVDRVFLVSGAQAIAAMAVGTASVPRCDAVVAPGNAWVVLATREVFGLTGVSVLPGPTETLVIADATADPADVAADLIAQAEHGGPASPIALTDSAELADEITQEIERQLASLPRSAVAADSFAARGGVGVVADLDEAVTLANEYAPEHLCLLVADPRRLLEGVRNAGGVFVGAGSPEVHGDYVAGPSHVMPTGGTARFASPCGVYAFLKSMSVVQLGAADSQRLAPVAVRMARAERLEGHARAAERRRNPAGP is encoded by the coding sequence GTGAGTATTCGTGTGATTCAGGGCGCCGACGCCGTGCGCCGGGAGCTGATCGCCAGGCACGGCGAGCTGGCCGTCGTCGACGAGGCGGCGCGGCAACGCGCGTCCGGGGTCTTTGGCGAGTCGCTGAGCCCGCGGGAGTTTGTCGCCAGGGTCGTCGAGCGCGTGCGCGCCGACGGCGACAACGCGCTGCGCGAGATCGGCGCCAAGGTGGGCGACCACATTCCATCGCGGTTCGAGGTCAGCCCGGCGGAGCTGGCAGCCGCGCGCGACAAGGCTCCGTCAGACCTGGCGGAGGATCTCCAGGTCGCCGCGGAGCGCATCCGGGCGTTCCACCAGCGCCAGATGCCGCGAGACTTCTTCGACGAGGTAACCGGCGTGGGGCAGCGCTGGATGCCGGTCGATCGAGCCGGGATTCACATTCCCGGCGCGTCCGGTCCGCTGGCCTCGTCGGTGCTCATGACGGCCATCCCGGCGCGCGTGGCCGGCGTGCGCGAGATCGTCGTCTGCACGCCCGCCGCCGAGTCCGGCATCGACCCCGTCATCGCCCTGGCCGCCCATGTGGCGCAGGTTGACCGGGTGTTCCTGGTCTCCGGCGCACAGGCGATTGCCGCCATGGCCGTTGGAACGGCGTCGGTGCCCCGCTGCGACGCAGTCGTCGCCCCCGGAAACGCCTGGGTGGTGCTGGCGACGCGCGAGGTGTTCGGGCTCACCGGCGTGAGCGTGCTGCCGGGACCCACCGAAACCCTGGTCATTGCCGACGCGACCGCCGATCCGGCGGATGTCGCGGCGGACCTGATCGCCCAGGCCGAGCACGGCGGGCCGGCCAGCCCAATCGCCCTCACCGACTCCGCCGAACTCGCCGACGAGATTACCCAGGAGATCGAGCGCCAGTTGGCGTCGCTGCCGCGCAGCGCCGTCGCCGCCGACAGCTTTGCCGCTCGGGGCGGCGTGGGCGTGGTGGCGGATCTGGACGAGGCCGTGACGCTTGCCAACGAATACGCGCCCGAGCACCTGTGCCTGCTGGTGGCCGACCCGCGGCGGCTGCTGGAAGGGGTGCGCAACGCCGGCGGCGTGTTCGTCGGCGCGGGCTCGCCCGAGGTGCACGGCGACTACGTGGCCGGTCCCAGTCACGTCATGCCCACCGGGGGTACGGCGCGGTTCGCGTCGCCGTGCGGGGTCTATGCCTTTCTGAAGTCCATGAGCGTGGTGCAACTCGGGGCCGCCGACTCGCAGCGTTTGGCGCCGGTGGCCGTGCGCATGGCGCGGGCGGAGCGGCTGGAAGGCCACGCGCGAGCCGCCGAGCGGCGTCGGAATCCCGCCGGGCCGTGA
- a CDS encoding RNA-binding protein, which yields MNIFVGNLPFVTTDDELHELFARYGEITRATVIKDRVTGKSRGFGFVEMMDDEMARQAIEALNGSDLMGRALTVNEARPRESRPRSGGGGYGGGGGGYGGGGGGYGGGGGGRY from the coding sequence ATGAATATCTTTGTGGGCAATCTGCCCTTCGTGACCACCGATGACGAGCTTCATGAGCTCTTCGCACGATACGGCGAGATCACCCGAGCCACGGTGATCAAGGACCGCGTGACCGGAAAGTCACGCGGTTTTGGCTTCGTCGAGATGATGGACGACGAGATGGCTCGTCAGGCGATCGAGGCCCTCAACGGCTCCGACCTGATGGGTCGCGCGCTGACCGTCAACGAGGCGCGCCCGCGCGAGTCTCGCCCGCGTAGTGGTGGTGGCGGCTACGGCGGCGGTGGCGGTGGCTACGGCGGCGGTGGTGGCGGCTACGGCGGCGGCGGAGGCGGACGCTACTAG
- the hisB gene encoding imidazoleglycerol-phosphate dehydratase HisB — translation MRTRGSPALADRTASVQRTTDETDVTVTVDIDGTGHFEGSTGIGFLDHMLAQIAKHGMFDLDVTATGDLNVDGHHTAEDVGITLGKACNDALGDRAGIARMADATVPMDEALANVAVDLAGRDHLSFDAEFQQDAIGDLETSLIEHFIGSFARHLGAAVHVRLLAGRDDHHKAEAIFKALARALDGATALDPRREGQVPSTKGTLET, via the coding sequence ATGCGCACGAGGGGGTCGCCCGCATTGGCTGACCGCACCGCCTCCGTCCAGCGAACAACGGACGAGACCGACGTCACGGTTACCGTGGACATCGACGGCACGGGCCACTTCGAGGGATCCACAGGCATCGGGTTCCTCGATCACATGCTGGCCCAGATCGCCAAGCACGGCATGTTCGACCTCGACGTCACCGCCACGGGCGATCTCAACGTCGACGGGCACCACACAGCCGAAGACGTCGGCATCACCCTCGGCAAGGCGTGCAACGACGCCCTTGGCGATCGCGCGGGAATCGCCCGCATGGCGGACGCCACCGTGCCGATGGACGAGGCGCTGGCCAACGTGGCCGTGGACCTGGCCGGGCGCGACCATCTGTCGTTCGACGCGGAGTTCCAGCAGGACGCGATCGGCGATCTCGAGACCTCGCTCATTGAGCACTTCATCGGGTCGTTCGCTCGCCACCTGGGGGCGGCGGTGCACGTGCGGCTGCTCGCCGGTCGCGACGACCACCACAAGGCCGAAGCCATCTTCAAGGCGCTGGCGCGCGCCCTCGACGGGGCCACCGCGCTCGATCCGCGCCGCGAGGGCCAGGTGCCCAGCACCAAGGGCACCCTCGAAACCTAG
- the dtd gene encoding D-aminoacyl-tRNA deacylase: MRVVIQRVSRARVSVGGREVAAIGPGFLALVGAAEGDGTDDVRYLAEKVANLRIMPDADRRMNRSVLDTAGAVLVVSQFTLIAETRKGRRPSFTGAAAPAIAEPLVQEFGAALEALGVPVSHGEFGAAMDVELVNEGPVTIILDSHDRHIARRRA; encoded by the coding sequence ATGCGCGTCGTCATCCAACGAGTCTCGCGAGCCCGCGTGTCCGTGGGCGGCCGCGAGGTGGCGGCCATTGGTCCGGGATTCCTGGCGTTGGTCGGCGCGGCGGAGGGCGACGGTACCGACGACGTGCGCTATCTGGCGGAAAAGGTCGCCAATTTGCGCATCATGCCGGACGCGGACCGGCGCATGAATCGATCCGTGCTGGATACGGCGGGGGCCGTGCTGGTGGTATCGCAGTTCACCCTGATTGCCGAAACGCGCAAGGGCCGGCGCCCCAGCTTCACCGGCGCGGCCGCGCCGGCCATCGCCGAGCCGTTGGTGCAGGAGTTTGGCGCCGCCCTGGAGGCGCTGGGCGTGCCCGTGAGCCACGGCGAGTTCGGGGCCGCCATGGACGTCGAGCTGGTCAATGAAGGGCCCGTCACCATCATTCTGGATAGCCATGACCGACACATCGCGCGCCGCCGCGCTTAG
- a CDS encoding FmdB family transcriptional regulator, whose amino-acid sequence MVPVNMPRRLPEDAEDRWDNPARSYNPACAAACRQPMAAQAFLKEPRRVPTYEYECTACGHNFDLVQKFSDEPATQCPECQGRLRKVFHAAGIIFKGEGWYATDSRSSDEKNKFKDDGKAPAESGDAGKDKADSADKPAKDGATKEAPAKETAVAKSDAKAEPAKGAASD is encoded by the coding sequence ATGGTCCCCGTCAATATGCCGCGGCGTTTACCGGAAGATGCCGAGGATCGCTGGGACAATCCGGCGCGTTCGTATAATCCCGCTTGCGCCGCCGCATGCCGGCAACCCATGGCGGCCCAAGCTTTCCTCAAGGAGCCCCGCCGCGTGCCGACCTACGAATACGAATGCACCGCGTGCGGCCACAACTTCGACCTGGTGCAGAAGTTCAGCGACGAGCCGGCAACCCAATGTCCGGAGTGTCAGGGCCGTTTGCGCAAGGTCTTTCACGCGGCCGGCATCATCTTCAAGGGCGAGGGCTGGTACGCCACCGACAGCCGCTCCAGCGACGAAAAGAACAAGTTCAAGGACGATGGAAAAGCGCCCGCCGAGTCAGGTGACGCCGGCAAGGACAAAGCGGACAGCGCGGACAAGCCGGCCAAGGATGGCGCGACCAAAGAAGCGCCTGCGAAGGAGACGGCGGTGGCCAAGTCCGACGCGAAGGCCGAGCCGGCGAAGGGCGCCGCGTCCGATTGA
- a CDS encoding TlyA family RNA methyltransferase produces MKHRLDVELVRRGLAPTRAQARQYVRDGFVRVDDAPVRRPGRAVASDAAIEVDSEASRYVGRGGRKLAFALDHFGLDPCGLRVLDVGAGTGGFTDVLLQRGAARVVAVDVGHGQIAPALRDDPRVDVREGTDVRDLGVIDAAVDAVVVDVAFIRLRDVLDSLVRAAPTAQWMVVLLKPQFELPGRCVPADGVVKSQAQRDAVLQDFQSRLAHAGYVALATCPSPVPGVGGNRETFVHLAPPWPAPH; encoded by the coding sequence GTGAAGCACCGGCTGGATGTCGAGCTGGTCCGCCGCGGACTGGCCCCTACGCGCGCCCAGGCCCGGCAATACGTCCGTGATGGATTCGTGCGGGTCGACGACGCGCCCGTGCGGCGGCCGGGGCGCGCCGTGGCGTCCGATGCCGCCATCGAGGTTGACTCGGAGGCGTCGCGCTACGTGGGACGCGGTGGGCGCAAGCTGGCCTTTGCCCTGGACCACTTCGGCCTGGATCCGTGCGGGCTCCGCGTGCTCGACGTTGGCGCCGGAACCGGCGGCTTCACCGACGTGCTGCTCCAGCGCGGCGCCGCACGCGTTGTGGCCGTCGACGTGGGGCACGGGCAAATCGCGCCGGCCCTGCGCGACGATCCGCGGGTCGACGTGCGTGAAGGCACGGACGTCAGGGATCTCGGCGTAATCGATGCGGCGGTTGACGCCGTGGTCGTCGACGTCGCCTTCATCCGGCTGCGCGACGTGCTCGACTCTCTGGTTCGCGCGGCGCCGACGGCGCAGTGGATGGTCGTTCTGCTCAAGCCGCAGTTCGAGTTGCCGGGCCGATGCGTGCCCGCGGACGGGGTGGTCAAGAGCCAGGCGCAGCGCGATGCGGTGCTGCAGGACTTTCAGTCTCGGCTGGCGCACGCCGGCTATGTCGCTCTCGCGACCTGCCCAAGCCCGGTGCCCGGCGTCGGCGGCAACCGGGAGACGTTTGTGCACCTGGCGCCGCCGTGGCCCGCGCCCCACTAG